AAGACACTAGCTTTAAAATGTGATATTAGTTGTCAGGAAGATGTGCAAGAGGTTGTCACACAAACGGTTCGAATGTTTGGAAGCATTGATATTTTAGTGAATAATAGTGGGGCCACATGGGGAGCACCGGCTGAAGAGATGCCATTAGAAGCATGGAATAAAGTCATAAATGTCAATGTCACGGGTACATTTCTAATGTCACAAGCTGTTGGAAAGCAAATGATGAAGCAAAAGTCAGGGAAAATTATTAATATGGCATCGATTGCAGGACTTGGAGGGACGGATCCCAATTATATGGATACGATTGGCTATAATACAAGCAAAGGGGCAGTATTGACCCTAACAAAAGATTTAGCTGTTAAATGGGGGCAGTATAATATACAAGTTAATGCGATCGCACCGGGCTTTTTCCCGACAAAGATGTCAGAAGTATTAATTGAGAATGGCAGGGACTTCTTTTTAGGTCTAACTCCTCTAAAAAGACTCGGCAATGAGAATGATTTAAAAGGGGCAGCTGTTTTCCTTGCGTCAAAGGCATCCGATTATATGACTGGGGATACGATCATCATCGACGGGGGGACACATGCTTCAATATAGAAATGTACTTAA
Above is a genomic segment from Oikeobacillus pervagus containing:
- a CDS encoding SDR family oxidoreductase, which produces MHVKELFDLTNKTAVVSGGGRGLGKQIAKALAEAGANIVLCSRRVENCEEVAEELRSTLGTKTLALKCDISCQEDVQEVVTQTVRMFGSIDILVNNSGATWGAPAEEMPLEAWNKVINVNVTGTFLMSQAVGKQMMKQKSGKIINMASIAGLGGTDPNYMDTIGYNTSKGAVLTLTKDLAVKWGQYNIQVNAIAPGFFPTKMSEVLIENGRDFFLGLTPLKRLGNENDLKGAAVFLASKASDYMTGDTIIIDGGTHASI